The following is a genomic window from Pseudothermotoga thermarum DSM 5069.
AAGCTTTAAGCATGGCCAAGGCGACCGTTTGAAGGATCGCCTTGGCCTTTGATTGATTATCATTTGTGAATTTGATCCAGAACCTCTGAGAAGCTGTAGAAACCTCTTGACGCGTTGACTGCGAACTTGGCTGCTTTCAACGCCCCAAGTGCAAATGTTCTTCGCGAAATTGCCCTGTGGTGGATTTCAACAACTTCCCCAGAGTTTGCAAGTATAACGGTGTGATCTCCCGGTATTCCCCCAGCCCTTATTGAAAGCGTTGGAACATCTTTGCCTATAATATTTTTGAGTGCCAATGCAGTTCCAGAAGGAGCATCTTTCTTTTGGTTGTGGTGAGCTTCTAAAATCCATATGTCCCAACCTTCAAGTTGATCCTTTATGAAAGCAAGTATCCTTTTGACCAAATCTATCCCAATGGAAAAGTTTGCTGAGTACACAACTGGGACTATTTCACCAAGCATTTTCAATTCCTGAAGTTGTTGTTGGCTTAGACCTGTTGTGCCAACAACCACTGCACAGTTGAACTCTTTTGCGAGCGAAATCGTTGTCTGCAAAGCACTAGGAGAAGAAAAGTCCAAAATGACATCTGGTCTTGCTGTTATTTCCCTTTCGTTTACGTCTACTTTGACCACAAGTTCATGTCCATCTTCCAAGAAAACTTGTTGCAATTCTTTACCCATTTTACCCTTGTATCCAACTAGACCATACCTCATACCAATACCTCACTTCTCATTTTTTCGACGCATTTTCTGATTTTTTCCATGGTTGCTTCACTTGCCGGAACTAATGGCAGGCGAAGCTCGTTTTCAATCTTTCCCATGACATAGAGCATAGCTTTGACAGGTATTGGATTTGTTTCGATGAACAGCAGTTTTACAACATCCAAAAGTTGATAATGCAACCTTTGAGCTCTTTTGAGATCTCCTTTCAAGGCTGCTTCTACCATTTCCACTGTTTCTCTGGGTAAAACGTTGGAAACAACTGATATCACACCGTGAGCGCCGGCTGCCATCATGTGCAAAGTTCGATCGTCGTTTCCCGACCAAACCATCAGGTTCAGTCCATTTCTTCTTGAAAGCTTGATTATTTCATCCGCTTGGTTTACATCTGGATTAGCTTCTTTAATGCCGACGATGTTGGGAAAATCCCTGGCAAGTCTTACGACGGTTTCAGGCAAAATGTTAACACCAGTTCGAGTCGGAACGTTGTAAATTATTATTGGGATGGAAAGTCTTTCTGCAAGGAACTTGTAATGTTGGTAAAGTCCTTCTTGGGTCGGGCGGTTGTAGTATGGAGTTACCACCAAAACGCCGTCCGCCCCATCTTTTTGTGCAAGAAGTGAAAGATGCAAAGCTTTTCTTGTGTCATTTGAACCTGTTCCAACTATAACTTTTGCTTTACCTTCGCAAAGCTGTTTTGTCAACCTTGTTAGTTGACTTCTTTCTTCTTCCGTCAAAGTGGAACCTTCACCGGTGGTCCCAGCCACAACTATGGCTTTAACTCCACTTTCAAGCTGCCATTTGACCAAAGCTTCGTACGCTTGATAATCCACCTCCCCGTTTTTAAATGGCGTCACGATTGCAGTACAGACACCCTCAAACATAAATCCACCTCCTAAAAACTTTTTTGTTTTTCTCCTGGTTTCACCAGGATCAATTGATTTCTTAAAAAAAGCGGGCTAGTTTTTTACTAGCCCGCTTCTGTCGAACGTGTGGTTGCGTTTATGCAAAAAAGCGCAACCACCACTCGACAGGCGGGCGGTTGCGCTTCTTAATAATTATTATTGTGTTCAATTTGGTTGCAGAAACACCTTTATCAAGGTACTTTTCAAACATAACTCCACCTCTAATAGCAACTTTTTACCATATTTTATACGTGAATATAATCTCTGTCAAGCAGGACTTTCTGAAGTTTTGCAAGTAGGTCATTACACACTTAAGTGGAGTATTATAATTCTTGATACTTCTAGAAACAAGGAGGTGGATGGTTTTGCAAAAACTTGGAATCATCGGATTTGGAGCAAGTGCGATTGGTTTTTTAAAAGGTTTGGTGGACAGTGGCAAGATGGAAAAATATCAAATAGTGATTTTTGAAAAAGGAAAGGATCAGATGCACAACACAATCTCTGGGGTAAGAATGGATGGTAAGATATTCATTTCTCGAAGCATGGGTGGGGAAATCGATGTGCCTTTGGACATTCAAGCCAAGATGGTTGAATTTTACCTTTTGCACTCTGGTTTTAAACCAACAATTAAAAACGAGGGAAATTTCATAGAGTACCTGCGATCTTTTGAAAAGGATGGTAAAAAGATTGAATTCGGTGAATCTTTCGCCGACGAAGAAGTTTATCGGCGCTTTTACCATCAAGGTTTTGAACCTGTCAAAGCTTACTTCTTTCACCTAGGTACAGATATTCTAAAACAAACCAATCAAAGCATTTACGAGTACTTTTCATCCTTCAAAAATGTTGAATTCAGATTTTCCTCAAAAGTGATAGACATTGAAATTGGAACACCTTTCAAAGTGGTGACGGAAAAAGGTGAAGAGTTTTATTTTGACGAGCTTGTCATAGCCGTTGGTAGAAGTGGACACGAGCTTATGGATAGAATCAAAAAGAAATATCCCCACCTTGTCAGCGAGAATTTTTACGTCGACATAGGGGTGAGGTACGAACTTCCAAATCACGTTATGGAGAAATATTGGGATATGTACGAGATAAAGGTTAGATACAAAACCAGAACAGGTTATCTGTGCCGACTTTTCTGCCAAAATCCAGCAGGAAAAGTTACACTTGAGAAGTACGAGGATTTCACAACTGTCAACGGTTTTTCTGATACTTTCGATAAAACCGAAAACACCAACTTTGCAGTTCTTGTGACAACAAGGTTCACCGAACCTTTCAAAGATCCCACAGGCTATGGAAAAAACCTGGCAAAATTGGCAAATATTCTAGCTGGTGACGACAGAAAGGTTCTTCTGCAAACTTATGGAGATTTCAAAGAATACCGAAGGACAAAGCGACTTGGCAGGGTTCGGCCAACTTTGGACGAGAGAAGTTATATTTTGGGTGATGCAAACTTGGTTTTCCCTGCAAAGATTCGAGAATCGATAATTGATTTCGTCGAGAACTTGGACAAAGTCATACCAGGTGTTGCTTACTGGGACAACTTGATATATGCCGTTGAGGTTAAGTTTTACTCAAACAAATTCAACAACAACTTGGTAAGCGGTCTTCATGTCGTGGGAGATTGCTCTGGTTGGACAAGATCAATTCAATACGCAACCTCGATGGGTTATCTGCATGCGATTTCATCTGGCGGTTGAGTTGTGGTATAATGTTTGTGAAATCTTAGACAAAGAGGAGGGCTGCTGGTTATGACAGTAAAAGTGTTTATAAACGGAAAGCAGTACGAAGTTCCAGCAAACTCTACGGTATTGGAAGCTTGCAATCTTGCAGGCGTTTATGTACCAACGTTGTGCAACCATCCAAGGCTTGAACCAACTGGTGCTTGTCGAGTGTGTGTAGTAGAGGTCGAAGGAAGCAGGAACCTTCAGCCAGCTTGTGCAACAAAAGTAGCTGATGGTATGAGGATTATCACAAGAAGCGAAAGAGTTGAAAGAGCTGTTAAATTCAACCTTTCTTTGCTTTTATCAAGACATCCAAAAGACTGCATGACGT
Proteins encoded in this region:
- a CDS encoding 4-hydroxy-tetrahydrodipicolinate reductase, which produces MRYGLVGYKGKMGKELQQVFLEDGHELVVKVDVNEREITARPDVILDFSSPSALQTTISLAKEFNCAVVVGTTGLSQQQLQELKMLGEIVPVVYSANFSIGIDLVKRILAFIKDQLEGWDIWILEAHHNQKKDAPSGTALALKNIIGKDVPTLSIRAGGIPGDHTVILANSGEVVEIHHRAISRRTFALGALKAAKFAVNASRGFYSFSEVLDQIHK
- the dapA gene encoding 4-hydroxy-tetrahydrodipicolinate synthase; protein product: MFEGVCTAIVTPFKNGEVDYQAYEALVKWQLESGVKAIVVAGTTGEGSTLTEEERSQLTRLTKQLCEGKAKVIVGTGSNDTRKALHLSLLAQKDGADGVLVVTPYYNRPTQEGLYQHYKFLAERLSIPIIIYNVPTRTGVNILPETVVRLARDFPNIVGIKEANPDVNQADEIIKLSRRNGLNLMVWSGNDDRTLHMMAAGAHGVISVVSNVLPRETVEMVEAALKGDLKRAQRLHYQLLDVVKLLFIETNPIPVKAMLYVMGKIENELRLPLVPASEATMEKIRKCVEKMRSEVLV
- a CDS encoding FAD-dependent protein, with protein sequence MVLQKLGIIGFGASAIGFLKGLVDSGKMEKYQIVIFEKGKDQMHNTISGVRMDGKIFISRSMGGEIDVPLDIQAKMVEFYLLHSGFKPTIKNEGNFIEYLRSFEKDGKKIEFGESFADEEVYRRFYHQGFEPVKAYFFHLGTDILKQTNQSIYEYFSSFKNVEFRFSSKVIDIEIGTPFKVVTEKGEEFYFDELVIAVGRSGHELMDRIKKKYPHLVSENFYVDIGVRYELPNHVMEKYWDMYEIKVRYKTRTGYLCRLFCQNPAGKVTLEKYEDFTTVNGFSDTFDKTENTNFAVLVTTRFTEPFKDPTGYGKNLAKLANILAGDDRKVLLQTYGDFKEYRRTKRLGRVRPTLDERSYILGDANLVFPAKIRESIIDFVENLDKVIPGVAYWDNLIYAVEVKFYSNKFNNNLVSGLHVVGDCSGWTRSIQYATSMGYLHAISSGG